Below is a genomic region from Bradyrhizobium sp. 1(2017).
GTTGAGCGAGGAGAACTGGTCGCCGGAGGCGGGCAGGTACGAGATGCTGTAAGCCGTGTAGACCGACATCGCCTCCATCGGCTTGACGACCACCGCCGCCTGCGGCGACACAAGGTTATCGGTCCGGTTGCGGTTGATGTTGGTGTTCATGTCCAGCGCCGACATTTCGAAGCGGTCGAACCGCGTGCCCACGATGAGCTGGAGCGCGCGGGAAAACTCGATCGTGTCGCGCAGATAGCCGGACTCGACGTTCAGGCGGTATCTGCTGTTGGAGTCCGGCGTCGTGACGCCATCGCCATTCACGCCGGTGAAGTGGTGGATGAAGGTCACGGGCCCAAAATAGGTCGGCGCGAACGGGTTCTGGACGATGGTGTTGGTGCCGTTGGGGAAGATGCCGGTGTTGCGGATGTCGACGCCGGTCTGACGGCCGAACTCGGTGCCGAAGCCCACGGTGTGCGCGACCGGTCCGGTCCAGCCCTTGTAGGTGAAGTCGGTCTGGTTGAAGACGTTGTCGCGGTTGGTTGTGTGCTGGTAGGCACCGAGATTGACCGCCGTGTCGGCCGCGTTGACAGCGCCGGCGAGCGGCCCGCCGGTCGGATAGACGTTCTGGTAGAACTTCTGGTAGTCGGCCGCGATCGTGCCGTTGCGCACCGACAGCCCGTTCTGGAAATCGTGCTCGATGATCGCCATGCCGGTCTGCACCGTCGCCTGCGCGGTATTGAGGCTCGGGCTGCCAAAGAAGGTCTGCAGATTTCCGTTCGGCGCAAACGGCGTCGTCGGGTTGAAGCGGGTGACGCCGCCGGGAAGGCTCTGGGAAGGGTTGCCGCGATCTGCGGTGCGGCCGTCGTGATAATATTCGTAAGAGAGCTTGATCCTGGTGAAGTCGTTAGGCTTCAGCGTGACGGTCGGGTTGATGCCGTAGCGTTCGAGACGGTTGAAGTCGCGGAACGCATCGCTGCCCTCGTAGAACACGTTCAATCGCGCCGCCACGTTCTCGTTGACGGCTTGCCCTGCGTCGAGCGAGACGCGGCGATCGCCCCATGATCCCGTCTGCGCGGTCGCTTCGTAGATGCGGGTGCCGTCGGCCTCCTTGAGGGTGCGGTTGAGGACGCCGCCACCGGCGCCGCGGCCGAACGTCAGCGCGCTCGGGCCCTTCAGCACCTCGATGCTCTGCGCGTTGTACATATCGCGGAAATATTGCACGTCGTCGCGAAAACCGTTGACGAAGAAGTTCGCGCTGGAATCGACCCCGCGGATGACGAGCTCGTCGCGATTGCCTTCGCCCTGGTGGACGGCAACGCTCGGCACGTAGCGGGTGACGTCGGTCAGGCCCTGGTAGTTCTGGTCGCGGATCTGCTCATGGGTGATGACGGCCAGCGACTGCGGGATGTTGACGATCGGCGTGTTGGACTTGGTGGCGACGGAGGTGCTGTTGGCGAAATATCCTTTTGTGCCGGTGCGGGCGTCCTGCGACTGCGCGAAGGGTTTTGGCTCCGCCGCAGTTTCGGGCCGCCGCGCGGTCTGGCTCCGACGCGTCCGTGTGCCGCTCGACCGGCGCGCCGGCGAGATCGGATTGGAGTGGCGCTGCGTCTTCGGCGCGGTGACGGTGACCGACGGAACCGTCACGCTT
It encodes:
- a CDS encoding TonB-dependent receptor, with the translated sequence MNHIAAAGKLLSAANYNSMRKIPGIGGVMTALMASAAFFGNPQALAQSPSAPSVTVPSVTVTAPKTQRHSNPISPARRSSGTRTRRSQTARRPETAAEPKPFAQSQDARTGTKGYFANSTSVATKSNTPIVNIPQSLAVITHEQIRDQNYQGLTDVTRYVPSVAVHQGEGNRDELVIRGVDSSANFFVNGFRDDVQYFRDMYNAQSIEVLKGPSALTFGRGAGGGVLNRTLKEADGTRIYEATAQTGSWGDRRVSLDAGQAVNENVAARLNVFYEGSDAFRDFNRLERYGINPTVTLKPNDFTRIKLSYEYYHDGRTADRGNPSQSLPGGVTRFNPTTPFAPNGNLQTFFGSPSLNTAQATVQTGMAIIEHDFQNGLSVRNGTIAADYQKFYQNVYPTGGPLAGAVNAADTAVNLGAYQHTTNRDNVFNQTDFTYKGWTGPVAHTVGFGTEFGRQTGVDIRNTGIFPNGTNTIVQNPFAPTYFGPVTFIHHFTGVNGDGVTTPDSNSRYRLNVESGYLRDTIEFSRALQLIVGTRFDRFEMSALDMNTNINRNRTDNLVSPQAAVVVKPMEAMSVYTAYSISYLPASGDQFSSLNDGTLILQPQKFENTEVGMKWNINPRLLFSTAIYNLNRTNQPIADGNNPGFFLPSGATLTRGFEASLVGYVTDQWQSSLGYAYTDAKITSATSATVVPGNRVQLVPYNQFAWWNKYQFTPMWAAALGIIYFGDSFASSDDTVRLPGFVRFDAGVYATIDANWRAQLTIENIFNRGYWASADGNNNISPGQGRTMRVQASYRF